In Limosilactobacillus sp. WILCCON 0051, a single window of DNA contains:
- the rplI gene encoding 50S ribosomal protein L9 encodes MKVIFIKDVRGRGKRGELKEVPDGYAQNYLIKRGLAKEATKAAMSELKGQQRAAQKHEAEELAEAKRLKEVLESEDTVVELSAKAGTDGRIFGSVSSKQIAKALEDQFNLKIDKRKIELPAPIKATGFVHVPIKLHHDVEATIDVHVAAK; translated from the coding sequence ATGAAGGTTATCTTTATTAAAGACGTACGTGGCCGTGGCAAACGCGGTGAGTTAAAAGAAGTTCCAGATGGCTACGCTCAAAACTACCTGATCAAGCGCGGCCTGGCCAAGGAAGCTACCAAAGCTGCTATGAGCGAATTAAAGGGGCAGCAGCGGGCCGCTCAAAAGCACGAGGCTGAAGAACTTGCTGAAGCCAAGCGGTTAAAAGAAGTACTGGAAAGCGAAGACACGGTGGTTGAGCTGAGTGCCAAAGCCGGTACTGATGGCCGCATCTTTGGCTCTGTTTCTTCTAAGCAGATTGCCAAGGCTTTGGAGGATCAATTCAACTTAAAGATCGACAAGCGCAAGATCGAATTGCCGGCACCAATCAAGGCAACTGGTTTTGTCCACGTGCCGATCAAACTGCATCATGACGTTGAAGCAACCATTGACGTGCATGTGGCTGCTAAATAA
- the dnaB gene encoding replicative DNA helicase, whose amino-acid sequence MDNASLSSTRTAPRDLAAEKAVLGAAFLSKGAIEEAMEFVSSNDFYQRAHQIVFAAMVKLNDQEKPIDVLTMQSELESEHQLDNIGGTEYLAELAGSVPTAANVGYYAKIVHDKATARRLIDVATEIVQKSYDGQENVNELLDEAETSILRVSESSNRAGFQRIDTVLNDSINHVYELSKNESDVTGLPTGYPQLDEMTTGLHDDELVIIAARPAMGKTAFALNIAQNVATSSDATVAIFSLEMGAESLVNRMLCAQGNINANHLRTGQLNQDEWNNFMVASSVLAQANIYIDDTPGIKVPEIRAKCRRLAKENGNLGLIVIDYLQLIEGSNPENRQQEVSEISRQLKKLAKELSVPVIALSQLSRGVEQRQDKRPVLSDIRESGSIEQDADIVSFLYRADYYEREGADDDDEKEEKTFNDPDQSLSEVEIIIEKNRSGPRGTVKLLFNKAYNKFAAVDYQHTEPA is encoded by the coding sequence ATGGACAATGCCAGTTTAAGTTCAACGCGTACCGCACCGCGCGATCTGGCCGCGGAAAAAGCCGTTTTGGGTGCGGCCTTTTTGTCAAAGGGCGCGATTGAAGAGGCAATGGAGTTTGTTTCTTCCAATGACTTTTATCAGCGCGCGCATCAGATCGTTTTTGCGGCGATGGTTAAGCTTAACGACCAAGAAAAGCCGATTGATGTCTTGACGATGCAGTCTGAGCTGGAAAGCGAACATCAATTGGATAACATTGGCGGCACTGAGTATTTGGCGGAGCTGGCTGGCTCGGTGCCAACCGCGGCCAATGTCGGTTACTATGCCAAAATCGTTCACGATAAGGCAACGGCCAGACGTCTGATTGATGTGGCAACGGAAATCGTTCAAAAAAGCTATGATGGTCAGGAAAACGTCAATGAGCTGCTGGATGAAGCCGAAACCTCGATTCTGCGCGTTTCTGAATCAAGCAATCGGGCTGGCTTTCAGCGCATTGATACGGTCTTAAACGATTCGATCAATCATGTCTATGAGCTTTCCAAGAACGAAAGCGACGTGACGGGCCTGCCGACCGGTTATCCGCAATTGGATGAAATGACAACGGGGCTGCATGATGATGAGCTGGTAATTATTGCTGCTCGTCCAGCCATGGGGAAGACTGCTTTTGCGCTTAACATCGCGCAAAACGTAGCAACCAGCTCTGATGCGACAGTGGCAATCTTCAGTCTGGAAATGGGTGCTGAATCACTGGTCAACCGGATGCTTTGTGCGCAAGGAAACATCAATGCCAATCACTTAAGAACCGGTCAGCTGAATCAGGATGAATGGAACAACTTTATGGTTGCCTCAAGCGTCTTGGCACAGGCTAATATCTACATTGACGATACGCCGGGCATCAAGGTTCCAGAAATTCGCGCCAAGTGTCGGCGGCTGGCTAAGGAAAACGGCAATCTGGGGCTGATTGTGATCGACTATCTGCAGCTGATTGAAGGAAGCAACCCGGAAAACCGGCAGCAGGAAGTCTCTGAGATTTCGCGGCAGCTAAAGAAACTTGCCAAAGAGCTCAGCGTGCCGGTAATTGCCCTTTCGCAGCTCTCGCGTGGCGTTGAGCAGCGTCAGGACAAGCGGCCGGTGCTTTCCGATATTCGTGAGTCAGGATCGATCGAACAGGATGCCGATATCGTCAGCTTTTTGTATCGGGCCGACTACTATGAGCGAGAAGGCGCCGATGATGATGACGAAAAAGAAGAGAAAACCTTTAATGATCCCGATCAAAGTCTTAGCGAAGTCGAGATCATTATTGAAAAAAACCGGAGCGGCCCACGGGGAACCGTCAAGCTGCTCTTTAACAAAGCCTATAACAAGTTCGCGGCGGTTGACTATCAACATACCGAACCGGCTTAA
- a CDS encoding MFS transporter, whose translation MKKTGFKLQWLLLGSFLGSIGNSFVWPLTTIYIHDQLHQSLTVSGVVLLFYSGANVVGSYIAGLLFDRKNPRHLMIGGLILAMISMAVLIFSNGWPIYPVMLTIIGFFNGWIITMVNSFGTRVRSHDGRFVFNMLYFANNLGMVLGTTIVGPLYQLAHNSVSPLFAITVVMYAFFLLVVVMFFQITPVKPRQHHTVDVDFGPHQGKLPAANAQIIWTLFISFAIIWIMYGQWSSNMSVYMTDMGISMTLYSMLWTINGILIVLFQAVISWLTKKITNDYYFVYFGILTCGLSFVLLLFAKSYGMFVLAMVILTLGEATAFPTIPAIINLLSPVDDKGKYQGMLNAFASTGKAIGPLFGGLIIERFSYRPLFVICAVSILVVEAVVIAVVMARQHATEQF comes from the coding sequence ATGAAAAAAACAGGCTTTAAACTGCAGTGGCTGCTTTTGGGATCGTTTTTGGGGAGTATCGGCAACAGTTTTGTCTGGCCGTTGACAACGATCTATATTCACGATCAGCTGCACCAGTCGCTGACCGTTTCAGGGGTCGTATTGCTTTTTTATTCTGGCGCCAATGTTGTGGGCAGCTATATCGCAGGATTGCTGTTTGACCGAAAAAATCCGCGTCATTTAATGATTGGCGGCCTGATTTTGGCGATGATTTCGATGGCAGTCTTGATCTTTAGCAACGGCTGGCCGATCTATCCGGTAATGCTGACGATTATCGGCTTTTTTAATGGCTGGATCATTACGATGGTCAACTCGTTTGGTACCCGTGTCCGCAGTCATGACGGTCGCTTCGTCTTTAACATGCTGTATTTTGCCAACAACCTGGGCATGGTTTTAGGAACTACGATTGTCGGACCGCTTTATCAATTGGCACATAACAGCGTGTCACCTTTATTTGCCATTACGGTGGTCATGTATGCCTTTTTCCTGCTGGTCGTAGTTATGTTTTTCCAGATCACGCCGGTCAAGCCGCGGCAGCATCACACGGTCGACGTCGATTTCGGCCCGCACCAAGGCAAGCTGCCGGCTGCCAACGCGCAGATCATCTGGACGCTTTTCATCTCATTTGCCATTATCTGGATCATGTATGGACAATGGTCAAGCAACATGTCGGTTTACATGACGGATATGGGAATTTCAATGACGCTGTATAGTATGCTGTGGACGATCAATGGAATTTTGATCGTTTTGTTCCAGGCCGTCATCAGCTGGCTGACCAAAAAAATTACCAACGACTATTATTTTGTCTATTTTGGCATTCTGACGTGCGGCCTGTCGTTTGTTCTGCTCCTGTTTGCCAAAAGTTATGGGATGTTTGTTTTGGCAATGGTTATCCTGACTTTGGGCGAGGCAACCGCCTTTCCAACGATTCCCGCAATCATCAATCTTTTGTCGCCGGTTGACGATAAGGGAAAGTATCAAGGAATGCTGAACGCCTTTGCTTCCACTGGCAAGGCAATTGGACCGTTGTTTGGCGGTTTGATTATTGAAAGATTTTCATATCGGCCATTATTTGTTATCTGTGCGGTTTCGATTTTGGTAGTTGAGGCCGTAGTCATTGCGGTGGTAATGGCTCGCCAGCATGCTACCGAACAGTTCTGA
- the yycF gene encoding response regulator YycF, protein MAKKILVVDDEKPISDIIKFNLEKEGYEVVVAYDGEEALEKVESEQPDLIVLDLMLPKIDGLEVAKRVRAKHTTPIIMVTAKDSELDKVLGLELGADDYVTKPFSNRELVARVKANLRRQEAAAAPAAEDQNADIQVGDLTIHPDAYTVTKRGENINLTHREFELLYYLAQHIGQVINREHLLQTVWGYDYFGDVRTVDVTVRRLREKIEDNPSHPQWLITRRGVGYYLANPSQN, encoded by the coding sequence ATGGCTAAAAAGATATTGGTAGTTGATGACGAAAAACCGATTTCGGATATCATTAAATTTAACTTGGAAAAAGAAGGCTATGAAGTCGTGGTTGCCTATGACGGCGAAGAGGCCCTGGAAAAGGTTGAAAGCGAGCAGCCGGATCTGATCGTTTTGGACTTGATGCTGCCTAAGATCGACGGCTTGGAAGTTGCCAAGCGGGTCCGGGCCAAGCATACAACGCCGATTATCATGGTAACGGCTAAGGATTCCGAATTGGATAAGGTCTTAGGATTGGAGCTGGGGGCCGACGACTATGTTACCAAGCCATTTTCCAACCGTGAGCTGGTAGCACGAGTTAAGGCCAACCTGCGCCGTCAAGAAGCAGCAGCAGCGCCAGCAGCCGAAGACCAGAATGCCGATATTCAGGTTGGCGATTTGACGATTCATCCTGATGCATACACGGTTACCAAGCGCGGCGAAAATATCAATCTGACGCACCGGGAGTTTGAGCTGCTGTATTATTTGGCACAGCATATCGGTCAGGTTATCAATCGTGAGCATTTGTTGCAGACGGTTTGGGGCTATGATTATTTTGGTGACGTGCGGACGGTTGACGTGACGGTTCGGCGGCTGCGCGAAAAAATCGAGGATAATCCAAGTCATCCGCAATGGCTGATTACTCGTCGTGGGGTCGGCTACTATTTGGCCAACCCAAGCCAAAACTAA
- the walK gene encoding cell wall metabolism sensor histidine kinase WalK, with protein sequence MNSKIKFYQTIHFKIALVFALMLMLTLEVVGAVFVRQLEQENLNTFKQQIELPTYVDSSLAKQLSRTNEKAANRQIKQILSEVKNNNISEIRVVDAKGIVRGTSNAGNQDVVGQRTTDEAVKNTLLNNRSHTENIYDNSSHNRYYVNVIPLVGAATNNVVGAVYLRANLESVYDSVNSISLIYLSAALVTVVLGLGLAVLISREITRPIEEMRKQALRIARGDYSGQVKVMGNDELGQLAGAVNNLSVRVEEAQESTDSERRRLDSVLSHMSDGVLATNRRGNVTIINNMALQMLDIDSEDDVLGKSILDVLDVRRDYTVRQLIDNSQQQTLFDLNVDGNDMILSAYFSPIQRESGFVSGLVCVLHDVTSQQKEERERKEFVSNVSHELRTPLTSVKSYVEALSDGAWKDPEIAPQFLKVVQDETERMIRMINDLLSLSRMDSGTAKLNLEYVNINELFSYILDRFDMIIKKEEDPKKKRYTIERHFTRKDLWVEIDPDKFTQVVDNIMNNAVKYSPDGGVITARLLETHNHVILSISDQGLGIPRKDLSHIFDRFFRVDKARSRKQGGSGLGLAISKEVVNMLGGQIWVDSVEGKGSTFYISLPYVPYDDEGDDWD encoded by the coding sequence TTGAACAGCAAAATCAAATTTTATCAAACCATTCATTTTAAAATCGCCCTGGTGTTTGCTTTAATGCTGATGCTGACCTTGGAAGTCGTCGGGGCGGTTTTTGTGCGTCAGTTAGAGCAGGAAAACCTCAATACCTTTAAACAGCAGATCGAGCTGCCGACCTATGTTGACAGTTCATTGGCCAAACAGCTGAGCCGCACCAATGAAAAGGCTGCTAACCGGCAGATCAAGCAGATTCTCTCTGAAGTCAAGAACAACAACATCTCCGAGATTCGCGTAGTTGATGCCAAGGGAATCGTGCGCGGTACCAGCAATGCCGGCAATCAAGACGTCGTTGGGCAGCGAACGACCGATGAAGCCGTCAAGAATACGCTGCTCAACAATCGTTCCCATACTGAAAACATATACGACAACTCCAGTCACAACCGCTACTATGTCAACGTTATTCCTTTAGTTGGAGCGGCGACCAATAATGTCGTAGGCGCCGTTTATCTGCGGGCCAATCTGGAGAGCGTCTATGACAGCGTCAATAGTATTTCATTGATCTATCTTTCCGCGGCTCTGGTTACCGTGGTGCTTGGACTGGGGCTGGCGGTCTTGATTTCGCGCGAGATTACGCGGCCGATTGAAGAGATGCGCAAACAAGCATTAAGAATCGCACGGGGCGACTATTCCGGTCAAGTTAAGGTCATGGGAAATGATGAGCTTGGTCAGTTGGCGGGGGCGGTCAACAATCTGTCTGTCCGCGTAGAAGAGGCTCAAGAGTCAACTGATTCTGAGCGGCGGCGTTTGGACAGCGTCTTGTCGCATATGAGTGATGGGGTGCTGGCAACCAATCGGCGCGGCAACGTTACGATCATCAACAACATGGCCCTGCAGATGCTGGATATTGACTCAGAAGATGACGTCTTGGGCAAGTCGATTCTGGATGTCTTAGACGTGCGGCGCGACTATACGGTGCGTCAGCTGATCGACAATTCGCAGCAGCAGACGTTGTTTGATTTAAACGTTGATGGCAATGACATGATCTTGAGTGCCTATTTTTCGCCAATTCAGCGCGAATCAGGCTTTGTCTCTGGTTTGGTATGCGTCTTGCATGACGTTACCAGCCAGCAAAAGGAAGAACGTGAGCGCAAGGAGTTTGTCTCCAACGTCTCACACGAGCTGCGGACGCCACTGACCAGCGTTAAGAGCTATGTTGAGGCGTTAAGTGATGGCGCCTGGAAAGATCCCGAGATTGCGCCCCAGTTTTTGAAGGTCGTGCAGGATGAGACCGAGCGCATGATTCGGATGATCAATGACCTGTTGAGCCTGTCGCGCATGGATTCGGGAACGGCCAAGCTGAACCTGGAATACGTAAACATCAACGAGCTGTTCAGCTATATTCTGGATCGCTTTGATATGATCATCAAAAAAGAAGAGGATCCCAAAAAGAAGCGTTATACCATTGAGCGGCACTTTACGCGCAAGGATCTTTGGGTTGAGATCGATCCGGATAAGTTTACGCAGGTCGTGGACAATATTATGAACAATGCCGTTAAATATTCGCCGGATGGTGGCGTGATTACGGCGCGCCTGCTGGAAACGCATAATCATGTGATCTTAAGCATCAGCGATCAAGGCCTGGGGATTCCAAGAAAGGATCTGAGCCATATTTTCGATCGCTTCTTCCGGGTTGACAAGGCCCGCAGCCGCAAGCAGGGCGGGAGCGGACTTGGCCTGGCGATCTCAAAGGAAGTCGTCAACATGCTGGGCGGTCAGATTTGGGTCGACAGTGTGGAAGGCAAGGGCTCAACGTTTTATATCTCACTGCCTTACGTACCTTATGATGATGAAGGAGATGACTGGGATTAA
- a CDS encoding two-component system activity regulator YycH produces the protein MAKIKENWLSILLAVVVILSMIFSALLWTNSLGYEWIANNDSEKGASQQTALQSVGDIYLPTQVILTNSDESQKLLYGQKKNLVLTLRKEMQKWQLAGFRRVARNDSSAYLNYLRNDDSIMLSYPDAMATGIFNQTFSKSIDTQKMSHINHIVIPLKGRDVVYLLDDDDFTVYRLNITQNANRSKIKKLVQNSGQRIDVDHKIVDNQPTVTYPHAIKLPIFAYQLSTQDIDNLTQNLLRSTNSSAFTVKKKGNDTTYMDGASKRLDYHRDTHTVSFNNYLGKDSTYQGTSLYRHLYKRLTATGTTLDWMRFDSVNEKKQTIVFRSYVEGFPIFNEHGYGAVKLQANADGVERGQLSLFGLGVPLPIKESRVKLPPSSVVYNELRQAGKDKDVTGLRIGYRWDDQNTDSKVVKLEPTYYVYYHGKWVDYQTLIDDK, from the coding sequence ATGGCCAAAATCAAAGAAAACTGGCTGAGCATTCTATTAGCCGTGGTCGTCATTCTCAGTATGATCTTTTCGGCTTTGCTGTGGACGAACTCGCTTGGCTATGAATGGATTGCCAATAATGACTCGGAAAAAGGCGCATCGCAGCAGACGGCCCTGCAGTCAGTCGGCGATATCTATCTGCCAACGCAGGTGATCCTAACCAATTCCGATGAGTCGCAAAAGCTTTTGTATGGACAAAAAAAGAATCTGGTGCTGACGCTGCGCAAGGAGATGCAAAAATGGCAGCTGGCCGGTTTCCGCCGCGTTGCCCGCAATGATTCGTCAGCTTATCTGAACTATCTGCGCAATGATGATTCAATCATGCTGTCTTATCCAGATGCCATGGCAACGGGGATCTTTAATCAGACGTTTTCCAAATCGATTGATACCCAAAAAATGTCGCATATCAACCATATCGTGATTCCGCTGAAGGGTCGCGATGTGGTCTATCTGCTTGATGATGATGATTTTACGGTCTATCGATTGAATATTACTCAAAACGCCAACCGGTCTAAGATCAAAAAGCTGGTCCAAAATTCGGGTCAGCGGATCGACGTTGATCACAAAATCGTTGATAATCAGCCAACCGTGACCTACCCACATGCCATTAAGCTGCCAATTTTTGCCTACCAGCTGTCAACGCAGGATATTGACAATCTGACGCAGAATCTGCTGCGGTCAACCAATTCCTCGGCGTTCACCGTTAAGAAAAAAGGTAATGATACGACCTATATGGATGGGGCCAGCAAGCGGCTTGACTATCATCGCGATACGCATACGGTCAGTTTCAACAACTATTTAGGCAAGGACAGCACCTATCAGGGAACCAGCCTGTATCGTCATCTGTATAAACGCTTGACGGCTACGGGAACGACGCTTGATTGGATGCGTTTTGACTCGGTCAATGAAAAAAAGCAGACCATCGTTTTCCGCAGCTATGTCGAAGGCTTTCCGATCTTTAATGAGCATGGCTATGGCGCAGTTAAGCTGCAGGCCAATGCGGATGGCGTCGAGCGCGGTCAGTTGTCATTGTTTGGACTTGGCGTGCCATTGCCGATCAAGGAGTCGCGAGTCAAACTGCCGCCTTCTTCAGTCGTCTATAATGAGCTGCGGCAGGCTGGCAAGGATAAGGATGTTACTGGCTTGAGAATCGGCTATCGCTGGGATGATCAAAACACAGACAGTAAAGTCGTTAAACTGGAGCCAACCTACTATGTCTACTATCATGGCAAGTGGGTTGACTACCAGACGCTGATTGACGATAAATAG
- a CDS encoding two-component system regulatory protein YycI, whose product MNFKRIQWIFVIAFAIFDIVLASYFLIGTHFTAMVKQQSQQQLILKEMHNDEISFSELSTKQPMGYYISANRANSQLTNAAAKLNDQTVRLSNGTLISELDVPFKVSVLNPERRLNDYIKNSRHVLYGSHYVYNKALSSSSTIVYTQMMEGRPVLGSEGQLRFKVGKNHKVYAYTQTYLNNIQVLRPRSVTISQQAAVTWLYKHNYIPNNSKIRCAKLGYTKTLLTKDQAVYVPTWYVEIKTKNSDDVQHLRVNAFNSTLMRDTPQEIDTTQLNQ is encoded by the coding sequence ATGAATTTTAAACGAATTCAATGGATCTTCGTGATTGCCTTTGCGATCTTTGATATCGTCTTAGCCAGCTATTTTTTAATCGGCACTCACTTTACGGCGATGGTCAAGCAGCAGAGTCAACAGCAGCTGATCTTAAAGGAAATGCATAATGACGAGATCAGCTTTTCTGAACTTTCCACCAAGCAGCCAATGGGATATTACATTTCCGCCAACCGGGCCAACAGTCAGCTGACCAATGCTGCGGCCAAGCTTAACGATCAGACGGTGCGCTTGAGCAATGGAACCTTAATCAGTGAATTGGACGTGCCATTTAAAGTCAGCGTGCTGAATCCAGAACGGCGGCTAAACGACTACATCAAAAATTCGCGTCACGTCTTATACGGGTCGCATTATGTCTACAACAAGGCCCTGTCCAGTTCCAGCACGATCGTCTATACCCAGATGATGGAAGGTCGCCCGGTGCTTGGCAGTGAAGGCCAGCTGCGCTTTAAGGTCGGCAAGAATCATAAAGTCTATGCCTACACGCAGACTTATCTGAACAACATTCAAGTCTTAAGGCCGCGCTCAGTCACGATCAGTCAGCAAGCAGCCGTGACCTGGCTGTATAAGCATAACTATATTCCCAACAACTCAAAGATTCGCTGCGCAAAACTTGGCTATACCAAAACTTTGCTGACTAAAGATCAAGCAGTCTATGTGCCAACCTGGTACGTTGAGATCAAGACCAAGAACTCTGATGACGTACAGCATCTCAGGGTCAATGCATTCAACAGTACGCTGATGCGCGATACGCCACAAGAAATCGATACGACGCAGCTGAACCAATAA
- a CDS encoding MBL fold metallo-hydrolase, producing MTNSDDKLYYSILASGSSGNATYLETAHHRILIDAGLSGKRLEERMQAIGRSLKDVEALFVTHEHSDHVQGVGVLARRYGMDVYANAKTWQAMAKKVGQIPLAQKNIIEPGKVKDFGDLEVESFAVSHDAACPQFYQMHHDNQTFCILTDTGYVSQRVAKTIENADAYLMECNHDTEMLRMGPYSWPLKQRILSDEGHLSNEESAQALLDVIGTNTKQVFLGHRSQHNNIRSLAHLTVATILEQHDLGVDQDFDLKDAEPDQPSKLLAL from the coding sequence GTGACAAATTCGGATGACAAGCTTTACTACAGTATTTTAGCCAGTGGCAGCTCAGGCAATGCCACCTATTTAGAAACCGCGCATCATCGAATTCTGATTGATGCAGGGCTGAGCGGCAAACGTTTGGAAGAGCGTATGCAGGCGATTGGCCGCTCCCTTAAAGACGTTGAGGCGCTGTTCGTAACCCATGAGCACAGCGATCACGTTCAAGGCGTCGGTGTTTTGGCCCGGCGCTATGGTATGGACGTTTATGCCAATGCTAAAACCTGGCAGGCAATGGCTAAAAAAGTGGGCCAGATCCCGCTGGCTCAAAAAAACATTATTGAGCCCGGCAAGGTGAAAGACTTTGGTGATCTGGAAGTCGAAAGCTTTGCTGTTTCACATGATGCTGCCTGTCCTCAGTTTTACCAGATGCACCATGATAATCAGACCTTCTGTATTTTGACGGATACGGGCTATGTCTCACAGCGCGTGGCTAAAACGATTGAAAATGCAGATGCCTATTTGATGGAGTGCAACCATGATACTGAAATGCTTAGAATGGGACCGTACTCCTGGCCGCTCAAGCAGCGGATCCTAAGCGATGAGGGCCACCTTTCCAATGAGGAGAGTGCCCAGGCGCTTTTGGACGTAATCGGCACCAACACGAAACAGGTCTTTTTAGGTCACCGCAGTCAGCACAACAATATTCGCTCGCTGGCTCATCTAACGGTTGCCACGATTTTAGAGCAGCATGATCTAGGCGTGGACCAGGATTTTGACTTAAAGGATGCCGAGCCCGATCAGCCAAGCAAGCTGCTGGCTTTGTAA
- a CDS encoding trypsin-like peptidase domain-containing protein codes for MAGKRLIVKVAGVGLLAGLVGGGVSYGVGNAIVTHQQNAATKVPSGSNKSGGTKINKNEDTKSNQSTEAYNAVKGAVVSVINKQASSSDDNDILSMFGADSDSSSSSSGSLQTASEGSGVIYKKSGNAAYIVTNNHVVSGASALQVIMSNGKKVQAELVGTDSTTDLAVLKISAANVTTVAKFGNSNSIKAGQDVLAIGSPMGSEYANTVTKGIISAPKRTISASSSNSGTNTTVIQTDAAINAGNSGGPLVNMAGQVIGINSMKLASDSQGTSVEGMGFSIPSNEVVRVINQLVANGKITRPSLGIEMIDLSNVDGQDQQDILKLPKSITKGVVVMKTQSGSAADQAGIQKYDVITKINNKKVNDGGDLKTQLYKYKVGDTIKLTLYRQGKQQTVSVKLTQSASADSSSSSNNQ; via the coding sequence ATGGCAGGCAAGCGGTTAATCGTCAAAGTTGCAGGGGTAGGACTTTTAGCGGGCCTGGTAGGTGGCGGTGTTTCGTATGGCGTGGGCAATGCGATCGTCACTCATCAGCAAAACGCAGCTACCAAAGTGCCATCTGGATCAAACAAGTCTGGGGGCACCAAGATCAATAAAAATGAAGATACCAAGAGCAATCAGTCAACTGAGGCCTATAATGCGGTCAAGGGGGCCGTGGTCAGCGTCATCAACAAGCAGGCCAGCTCTTCTGACGACAATGATATTCTGTCAATGTTTGGTGCGGATTCAGATTCATCCAGCTCCAGTTCCGGTTCGCTGCAGACGGCCAGTGAAGGTTCAGGGGTAATCTATAAGAAGTCAGGCAACGCTGCCTATATCGTTACCAACAATCACGTGGTTTCTGGGGCCAGCGCGCTGCAGGTAATCATGAGCAACGGCAAGAAGGTCCAGGCTGAACTGGTTGGTACGGACTCAACGACTGACCTGGCCGTTTTAAAGATCAGTGCTGCTAACGTAACGACGGTTGCCAAGTTCGGCAATTCCAACTCGATCAAGGCTGGTCAAGACGTCTTGGCAATCGGTTCGCCAATGGGCAGCGAATATGCCAACACGGTTACGAAAGGGATCATTTCAGCGCCAAAACGAACGATCAGCGCCAGCTCAAGCAACTCGGGCACCAATACCACGGTCATCCAAACCGACGCGGCGATCAATGCCGGCAACTCAGGCGGTCCGCTGGTCAATATGGCAGGGCAGGTTATCGGTATCAACTCAATGAAGCTGGCCAGTGACAGTCAAGGAACCAGCGTTGAAGGGATGGGCTTCTCGATCCCAAGCAATGAAGTCGTGCGGGTCATCAATCAATTGGTAGCCAATGGCAAGATTACGCGGCCATCGCTTGGCATTGAGATGATCGATCTGAGCAATGTGGACGGTCAAGATCAGCAAGACATCCTGAAATTGCCAAAGAGCATTACCAAAGGGGTCGTGGTTATGAAGACTCAAAGCGGCTCGGCAGCTGATCAAGCGGGAATTCAAAAGTATGACGTAATTACCAAGATCAACAATAAAAAAGTCAATGATGGCGGTGATTTGAAGACCCAGCTCTACAAATACAAGGTTGGCGACACGATTAAGCTGACGCTGTATCGGCAAGGCAAGCAGCAGACGGTATCGGTTAAGCTGACTCAGTCTGCCAGCGCCGACAGCAGCAGCTCATCAAACAACCAGTAG
- the rlmH gene encoding 23S rRNA (pseudouridine(1915)-N(3))-methyltransferase RlmH: MNIKIIGVGKLKEKYFKAGIAEYAKRLGRYCKFEIVEVPDEKAPESLSQAEMDEVMAKEGERILSKIKDREYVFALAINGKERSSEEFAQTLNQLATYGHSDITFVIGGSLGLSPAVLKRANEQISFGRFTLPHQLMRLVLTEQIYRAFTIINGLPYHK, translated from the coding sequence ATGAACATTAAGATAATTGGGGTTGGCAAATTAAAGGAAAAATACTTTAAGGCTGGAATTGCTGAATATGCCAAGCGCTTGGGAAGATACTGCAAGTTTGAGATCGTGGAGGTCCCAGATGAAAAAGCACCCGAATCGCTGAGCCAAGCCGAGATGGATGAGGTTATGGCCAAAGAAGGCGAACGCATCCTAAGCAAGATTAAGGATCGTGAGTACGTTTTTGCCCTGGCGATCAACGGCAAGGAACGCAGCTCGGAAGAATTTGCCCAGACGCTTAATCAGCTGGCAACTTATGGTCACAGCGACATTACGTTTGTGATTGGCGGATCTTTGGGGCTGAGTCCGGCTGTCTTAAAACGGGCCAATGAGCAGATCTCGTTTGGACGCTTTACGCTGCCTCACCAATTGATGCGGCTGGTTTTGACTGAACAGATCTACCGTGCCTTTACGATTATCAATGGTCTCCCATATCATAAATAA